In one Curtobacterium citreum genomic region, the following are encoded:
- a CDS encoding extracellular solute-binding protein, translated as MPIRSVVPTPQSRGGAFTRRSLLAGAAAGAAVLPLAACSSPLAAGVAGAPLNPETLVFWNLFGGGDGLRMQAMEAGYAKQHGGSSSLQATTFAWGNPYYSKVTLATVGNKPPDVAIAHLTRAKPLWDGDLLDPISADDLASVGLSASDFNQKAWTAQKTDGKNICIPLDTHPFVLFYNVDVCQKAGLIDSDGKLKDLNGLENFEAALAAVAKVTGGTALNVANVSEVATPWRFFWTMYNQINGATPFISDGGAKLTVNEDAYMKVTDMTQKWVKNGWLNKGLDYATAQTLMFTGKAGFFMQGEWEISTAQSIKGLKFGMVPVPQLYDEPATQADSHTFILPRKDRTPEQRKAHMLFIKQMLEQSLTWAQGGHVPAYMPTFDSTAFKELTPQSNYASAAETAVFDDPAWYGGSGSTFENTVGAQLALVQQGSSSPAQALSAIKDQLSTYLNTPSPL; from the coding sequence ATGCCGATCCGATCCGTTGTCCCCACCCCGCAGTCCCGCGGCGGTGCCTTCACCCGGCGGAGCCTGCTCGCCGGAGCAGCCGCCGGAGCCGCGGTCCTGCCCCTCGCAGCGTGTTCCAGCCCGCTCGCCGCCGGTGTCGCCGGCGCTCCCCTCAACCCCGAGACGCTCGTCTTCTGGAACCTGTTCGGCGGCGGCGACGGCCTCCGCATGCAGGCGATGGAGGCGGGCTACGCCAAGCAGCACGGCGGCTCGTCGTCCCTGCAGGCGACCACGTTCGCCTGGGGCAACCCGTACTACTCGAAGGTCACACTGGCGACCGTCGGGAACAAGCCACCGGACGTCGCCATCGCGCACCTGACCCGGGCGAAGCCGCTCTGGGACGGGGACCTGCTCGACCCGATCTCCGCGGACGACCTGGCCAGCGTCGGCCTGAGCGCGAGCGACTTCAACCAGAAGGCGTGGACGGCGCAGAAGACCGACGGCAAGAACATCTGCATCCCGCTCGACACGCACCCCTTCGTCCTTTTCTACAACGTTGACGTGTGCCAGAAGGCGGGCCTGATCGACTCGGACGGCAAGCTCAAGGACCTGAACGGGCTCGAGAACTTCGAGGCCGCGCTCGCCGCGGTCGCGAAGGTCACCGGCGGCACCGCGCTGAACGTCGCGAACGTCAGCGAGGTCGCGACCCCGTGGCGCTTCTTCTGGACGATGTACAACCAGATCAACGGCGCGACGCCGTTCATCAGCGACGGCGGCGCGAAGCTCACCGTCAACGAGGACGCCTACATGAAGGTCACCGACATGACCCAGAAGTGGGTGAAGAACGGCTGGCTGAACAAGGGCCTCGACTACGCCACCGCCCAGACACTGATGTTCACGGGCAAGGCGGGCTTCTTCATGCAGGGCGAGTGGGAGATCAGCACCGCCCAGTCGATCAAGGGCCTGAAGTTCGGCATGGTGCCCGTACCGCAGCTGTACGACGAGCCGGCCACCCAGGCGGACTCGCACACGTTCATCCTGCCACGCAAGGACCGCACGCCCGAGCAGCGCAAGGCCCACATGCTGTTCATCAAGCAGATGCTCGAGCAGAGCCTGACGTGGGCGCAGGGCGGGCACGTGCCGGCCTACATGCCGACGTTCGACAGCACGGCGTTCAAGGAGCTCACACCGCAGTCGAACTACGCGTCGGCCGCCGAGACCGCCGTCTTCGACGACCCCGCCTGGTACGGCGGCTCCGGGTCCACCTTCGAGAACACCGTCGGGGCGCAGCTCGCCCTGGTGCAGCAGGGCAGCAGTTCACCGGCCCAGGCGCTCTCGGCGATCAAGGACCAGCTGTCCACGTACCTCAACACCCCGAGCCCGCTGTGA
- a CDS encoding FecCD family ABC transporter permease, whose protein sequence is MSAAAPRSAAAPRSTAAPVRRGVRVGPVGLAWRPRVLGYTVAALALAVVLVVLGVAVGSTWIAPGTVVRALFGVEDGPEGFIVTTLRLPRVLVGALVGLVLGVAGALTQTVTRNPLGTPDIIGVTSGASVGAVAAIVLGGGSYSVSSVVTSGGIPVAATIGALVAAAAVYGFGWRGGVQSYRLVLVGIGVSATLDAMTSYLLVRAKITVATAASQWLVGSLSSTSWSSVWPLLVVAALAVPLALATSAALGIGQLGDEVATGVGLGVQRHRLLVIALAVVLTAAAVAAAGPVGFVAFVVPQVALRLAGTNRPPLLLAGALGAVLVLGADLLARSAFPWQVPVGIVTTVVGAPYLIWLLVRHRKEMSR, encoded by the coding sequence GTGAGCGCCGCCGCACCGCGCAGCGCCGCAGCACCCCGCAGCACCGCCGCCCCGGTCCGCCGCGGCGTCCGTGTCGGCCCCGTCGGCCTGGCCTGGCGCCCGCGGGTGCTCGGGTACACGGTCGCCGCGCTCGCCCTCGCCGTCGTGCTCGTCGTCCTCGGCGTCGCGGTCGGCAGCACCTGGATCGCACCGGGCACCGTCGTCCGCGCCCTGTTCGGCGTCGAGGACGGCCCGGAGGGCTTCATCGTCACGACGCTCCGACTCCCCCGGGTGCTGGTCGGCGCGCTCGTCGGGCTCGTCCTCGGCGTCGCGGGCGCCTTGACCCAGACCGTCACGCGCAACCCGCTCGGCACGCCGGACATCATCGGCGTCACCTCCGGCGCGAGCGTCGGTGCGGTGGCGGCCATCGTCCTCGGCGGCGGCTCGTACTCGGTGTCGAGCGTCGTCACCAGCGGCGGCATCCCGGTCGCCGCGACGATCGGCGCCCTCGTCGCGGCCGCCGCCGTGTACGGCTTCGGGTGGCGCGGCGGTGTGCAGAGCTACCGGCTCGTGCTCGTCGGCATCGGCGTCAGCGCGACCCTCGACGCGATGACGAGCTACCTGCTCGTCCGCGCGAAGATCACCGTGGCGACCGCCGCCTCGCAGTGGCTCGTGGGCAGCCTGTCGAGCACGTCCTGGTCGTCCGTGTGGCCCCTGCTCGTGGTGGCCGCCCTCGCCGTCCCCCTGGCCCTCGCGACGAGTGCGGCGCTCGGCATCGGGCAGCTCGGTGACGAGGTCGCGACGGGCGTCGGCCTCGGGGTGCAGCGGCACCGGCTGCTCGTCATCGCGCTGGCCGTGGTCCTGACCGCCGCCGCCGTCGCCGCCGCGGGACCCGTCGGGTTCGTCGCGTTCGTCGTGCCGCAGGTCGCGCTGCGGCTCGCCGGGACGAACCGGCCGCCGCTGCTGCTCGCCGGCGCCCTCGGGGCCGTGCTCGTGCTCGGTGCCGACCTGCTCGCCCGGTCCGCCTTCCCCTGGCAGGTCCCCGTCGGCATCGTCACGACCGTCGTCGGCGCCCCATACCTGATCTGGCTCCTCGTCCGGCACCGCAAGGAGATGTCCCGATGA
- a CDS encoding FecCD family ABC transporter permease, whose protein sequence is MPSPDLVVTSARPPAPPSATGVHRTAVRRRTTVVLGLVAVLALAAVASMLFGSNRLGVDQVLAGLTRSGSGTTEAVVWGSRIPRTLIGAAVGAALGIAGLLMQGHTRNPLADPGLFGVSSGAGLAVVLGVYVFGVTSTGATVWFALAGAVVASVVVFSVTIAGSGTASPVPLALAGAAVSALLGAVTSFIVLTDQQSLDAYRLWVVGSLAARQLDVLTAAAPFLLVGLALAIWNVRSLDALGLGAELARGLGENVLVARLVGLGGITLLAAGATAAAGPIGFVGLTVPHVARALVGTGHRWTLPVSALVGASLVLVADVVGRLVGGFSEVEVGIVLAVIGGPVFVAVARRRSLVSL, encoded by the coding sequence GTGCCATCCCCCGATCTCGTCGTGACCTCCGCGCGACCGCCCGCTCCGCCGAGCGCCACGGGCGTCCACCGCACCGCGGTCCGCCGTCGGACGACCGTCGTGCTCGGCCTGGTCGCGGTCCTCGCACTCGCCGCCGTCGCCAGCATGCTGTTCGGCAGCAACCGCCTGGGCGTGGACCAGGTGCTTGCGGGCCTGACGCGCTCGGGATCCGGGACGACCGAGGCCGTGGTGTGGGGCTCACGCATCCCCCGAACGCTCATCGGCGCCGCGGTCGGCGCAGCCCTCGGCATCGCGGGCCTGCTCATGCAGGGGCACACGCGGAACCCCCTCGCCGACCCGGGCCTGTTCGGCGTCTCGTCGGGAGCCGGACTCGCGGTCGTCCTCGGCGTCTACGTGTTCGGCGTCACGAGCACCGGCGCGACGGTGTGGTTCGCCCTGGCCGGCGCGGTGGTCGCGAGCGTCGTGGTGTTCTCGGTGACGATCGCCGGCAGCGGGACGGCCAGCCCGGTGCCCCTCGCCCTGGCCGGCGCCGCGGTCTCGGCGTTGCTCGGCGCGGTCACGTCCTTCATCGTCCTGACGGACCAGCAGTCTCTCGACGCGTACCGGCTCTGGGTGGTCGGCTCCCTGGCGGCACGGCAGCTCGACGTGCTGACGGCCGCGGCACCGTTCCTGCTCGTCGGGCTGGCGCTCGCGATCTGGAACGTCCGGTCGCTCGACGCGCTCGGCCTCGGCGCGGAGCTCGCGCGCGGCCTGGGTGAGAACGTCCTCGTCGCCCGGCTCGTGGGCCTCGGCGGCATCACCCTGCTCGCCGCCGGCGCGACCGCGGCCGCCGGTCCGATCGGGTTCGTCGGACTCACGGTGCCGCACGTCGCCCGTGCCCTCGTCGGGACCGGGCACCGGTGGACCCTGCCCGTCTCGGCCCTCGTCGGCGCGTCGCTCGTGCTCGTCGCGGACGTCGTCGGGCGGCTCGTCGGCGGGTTCTCCGAGGTCGAGGTCGGCATCGTCCTCGCGGTCATCGGCGGCCCGGTCTTCGTCGCCGTCGCCCGCCGCCGATCGCTGGTGTCCCTGTGA
- a CDS encoding VOC family protein has translation MSVRLSELVLNCDDPEVLSRFWCAVLDYVELGKDEDGIEIGPASGFGGATPTIILSRNPQPKHQPLRLHLDVSPVDQDQDAELERLLALGARPADVGQTGEESWHVLQDPEGNEFCLLRTRLDPL, from the coding sequence ATGAGCGTCCGACTGAGCGAACTCGTGCTGAACTGCGACGACCCCGAGGTGCTGTCGCGCTTCTGGTGCGCCGTCCTGGACTACGTCGAACTCGGCAAGGACGAGGACGGCATCGAGATCGGCCCGGCGTCCGGCTTCGGCGGGGCGACCCCCACGATCATCCTGTCGAGGAACCCGCAGCCGAAGCACCAGCCGCTCCGCCTGCACCTCGACGTCTCACCGGTCGACCAGGACCAGGACGCCGAACTCGAGCGACTGCTGGCCCTCGGCGCGCGCCCGGCCGACGTCGGGCAGACCGGGGAGGAGTCGTGGCACGTGCTCCAGGACCCCGAGGGCAACGAGTTCTGTCTCCTCCGGACCCGCCTCGATCCGCTCTGA
- a CDS encoding carbohydrate ABC transporter permease: MTAAPVLTRPTDARAVTGRSRPRVNAMSRGQGRSGWLFLAPFGLFYLAFLLGPTVWMLVTSFFNTSTVRTGLGSFAGFANYAEMLGRADFWSSLWHTLQFTLYTTPPLVILAFVFAVLTNRMNRGQWFFRLAFFLPFILPSATISLIWVFIFTPATGLFASVQQAIGLTPGAGVLASPNTAMIGVAIATVWWTLGFNFVLYLAGLQEIPRELYEAAAVDGASSWQQIKSITLPLLARTTTLVILLQIIASLKIFDQVYLMTNGGPGISTQVSLQLITGVGFTDNRLGAASAASVLLFIVIVAIAVIRQLVERAAAKREIGA; encoded by the coding sequence GTGACCGCTGCACCAGTTCTCACCCGACCCACGGACGCCAGGGCCGTCACCGGCCGCTCGCGTCCCCGCGTCAACGCCATGAGCCGTGGTCAGGGACGCTCCGGCTGGCTCTTCCTCGCCCCCTTCGGCCTGTTCTACCTGGCCTTCCTGCTCGGCCCGACGGTGTGGATGCTCGTCACGAGCTTCTTCAACACCTCGACCGTCCGCACCGGACTCGGCAGCTTCGCCGGGTTCGCGAACTACGCCGAGATGCTCGGACGCGCCGACTTCTGGTCGTCGCTCTGGCACACCCTGCAGTTCACGCTCTACACGACCCCGCCGCTCGTCATCCTGGCGTTCGTGTTCGCCGTGCTGACCAACCGGATGAACCGCGGGCAGTGGTTCTTCCGCCTGGCGTTCTTCCTGCCGTTCATCCTGCCGTCGGCGACGATCTCGCTGATCTGGGTGTTCATCTTCACCCCGGCCACCGGCCTGTTCGCCTCGGTCCAGCAGGCGATCGGCCTGACCCCCGGCGCGGGCGTCCTGGCGAGCCCGAACACCGCCATGATCGGCGTCGCGATCGCCACGGTCTGGTGGACGCTCGGGTTCAACTTCGTGCTGTACCTGGCCGGGCTGCAGGAGATCCCCCGCGAGCTCTACGAGGCCGCAGCCGTCGACGGGGCGTCGAGCTGGCAGCAGATCAAGTCGATCACGCTGCCGCTGCTCGCCCGCACCACGACGCTCGTCATCCTGCTGCAGATCATCGCGAGCCTGAAGATCTTCGACCAGGTGTACCTGATGACGAACGGCGGCCCGGGCATCTCGACCCAGGTCTCGCTGCAGCTCATCACCGGCGTCGGCTTCACGGACAACCGCCTCGGTGCGGCGTCCGCGGCCTCGGTGCTCCTGTTCATCGTGATCGTCGCGATCGCGGTCATCCGGCAGCTCGTCGAGCGCGCTGCCGCCAAGCGAGAGATCGGTGCCTGA
- a CDS encoding carbohydrate ABC transporter permease, which yields MTATESITTGRRRVRTGVSAAAPANAAKIGVSGKGFNITAAIILTVFAIIWLIPSLFALKTSLSDNGVAALGANAILSNWNPTLHSYASLFQAGDIWNWYLASGITSLLTTALTVLFASMAAFALSRLAFRGRNVAFLLIILGIMIPTQVLIIPIFQELNAVNLLNTYWSVIFPQVPAVIAVFIFKQFFDGIPKELEEAARIDGAGMWKIYWSVILPLSRPVIAAVAILTFVGVWNNLLLPLFVLSNPDLMTIPVGLATVQGSFGQRYADIQAGAILAALPLIILYLVFQRQIVEGVTGSGLKG from the coding sequence ATGACCGCCACCGAGAGCATCACCACCGGCCGCCGGCGCGTCCGCACGGGCGTCTCGGCCGCAGCTCCCGCGAACGCCGCGAAGATCGGCGTCTCCGGCAAGGGCTTCAACATCACGGCCGCGATCATCCTGACCGTGTTCGCGATCATCTGGCTCATCCCGAGCCTGTTCGCCCTGAAGACGTCGCTGTCCGACAACGGCGTCGCAGCCCTGGGCGCGAACGCGATCCTGTCGAACTGGAACCCGACGCTGCACTCCTACGCGTCGCTGTTCCAGGCCGGCGACATCTGGAACTGGTACCTGGCGAGCGGCATCACGAGCCTGCTCACCACGGCCCTCACGGTGCTGTTCGCCTCGATGGCGGCGTTCGCACTGTCCCGGCTGGCCTTCCGCGGGCGGAACGTCGCGTTCCTGCTCATCATCCTGGGCATCATGATCCCGACGCAGGTCCTGATCATCCCGATCTTCCAGGAGCTCAACGCCGTCAACCTGCTGAACACCTACTGGTCGGTGATCTTCCCGCAGGTGCCCGCCGTGATCGCGGTGTTCATCTTCAAGCAGTTCTTCGACGGCATCCCGAAGGAGCTCGAGGAGGCCGCGCGCATCGACGGCGCCGGCATGTGGAAGATCTACTGGTCGGTCATCCTGCCCCTGTCGCGTCCGGTCATCGCCGCGGTGGCGATCCTGACGTTCGTCGGGGTGTGGAACAACCTGCTGCTGCCCCTGTTCGTGCTGTCGAACCCGGACCTCATGACGATCCCGGTCGGACTCGCCACGGTCCAGGGCAGCTTCGGCCAGCGGTACGCCGACATCCAGGCCGGGGCGATCCTGGCGGCCCTGCCGCTGATCATCCTGTACCTGGTCTTCCAGCGGCAGATCGTCGAGGGTGTGACCGGCTCCGGTCTCAAGGGCTGA
- a CDS encoding siderophore-interacting protein, producing MAKIPRLMPENPRLFRARVLRSARVTPSMHRVTVTGDDMHEFPFAGYDHWFRLFLPLPHQQHLTLPEIDGNRWYPQYLAIPQDTRPHLANYTVAGFRRLPDGTAELDVDFVVHADADGALEGRAAIWACAARPGDELAMLDQGRIFDCPDDVSQVLVAAEETGLPAVVGIAASLPRDTVGRIVQEVPTAADVRVLDAPAGVDITWIVREHLDPHEVPGRAALAELQRHVPCDDRVYAFVVGESRLATEGRRHLHRAGVPKSRITFSGFWKHDAGRPSPREPGRPRLTPAG from the coding sequence ATGGCGAAGATCCCGCGGCTCATGCCCGAGAACCCCCGGCTCTTCCGTGCCCGCGTGCTCCGCTCAGCCCGGGTCACGCCGTCGATGCACCGGGTCACGGTCACCGGGGACGACATGCACGAGTTCCCCTTCGCCGGGTACGACCACTGGTTCCGCCTGTTCCTGCCGCTCCCGCACCAGCAGCACCTCACGCTGCCCGAGATCGACGGCAACCGCTGGTACCCGCAGTACCTCGCCATCCCGCAGGACACCCGACCACACCTGGCGAACTACACCGTCGCGGGCTTCCGACGGCTGCCGGACGGCACCGCCGAGCTCGACGTCGACTTCGTCGTGCACGCCGACGCCGACGGCGCGCTCGAGGGTCGTGCCGCGATCTGGGCGTGCGCGGCCCGACCCGGCGACGAGCTCGCGATGCTCGACCAGGGGCGCATCTTCGACTGCCCGGACGACGTCAGCCAGGTCCTGGTCGCCGCCGAGGAGACCGGGCTGCCTGCGGTCGTCGGCATCGCCGCGTCCCTGCCACGGGACACCGTCGGCCGCATCGTGCAGGAGGTCCCGACGGCCGCCGACGTCCGCGTGCTCGACGCCCCGGCCGGCGTCGACATCACCTGGATCGTCCGTGAGCACCTCGACCCGCACGAGGTCCCCGGTCGTGCCGCGCTCGCCGAGCTCCAGCGGCACGTGCCGTGCGACGACCGGGTGTACGCCTTCGTCGTGGGGGAGTCCCGGCTCGCAACCGAGGGGCGCCGGCACCTGCACCGCGCGGGGGTCCCGAAGTCCCGGATCACGTTCTCCGGGTTCTGGAAGCACGACGCCGGCAGGCCGTCCCCGCGTGAGCCCGGCCGTCCCCGCCTGACCCCGGCCGGGTAG